The Amycolatopsis sp. DG1A-15b genome window below encodes:
- a CDS encoding helix-turn-helix domain-containing protein: MPGHPHASRRVIREVATVVLTELPSFADRLTERGVVEEKTFYARGDWVAPADMRQSFMDNARSALVLMTDGFETRADWISAPLATGRRRAEQGVPLEAVLHLFRLGTELLWEMLLAAARRRSPDELAEFVDSVMVLWQATDRVSTAMVEGYRSREIQLQTRANRRRERLVRVLVEGRGVDPAVAADAEADLGLPGHGRYVVVLVVCDLAAEEMVPVPELAALGVRVVVAPYRDRVVWLVELGGHTADRLAGLLAPHLRHRAGLSGEVDGLAEIGIAYQLAEIALHTQSPDVPGLAVLDDRLPEALVVASPRLAQRLAARALGRVLDLEDEERQVLLDTLRAWFRADRSPTRAGELLYCHRNTVLNRLRKLEQLTGASLEDDRHRLCCRLALLAHDHLRRE, from the coding sequence ATGCCGGGGCATCCGCACGCGTCCAGGAGGGTCATCCGCGAGGTGGCCACCGTCGTCCTCACCGAGCTGCCGTCGTTCGCCGACCGGCTGACCGAGCGGGGTGTGGTCGAGGAGAAGACGTTCTACGCGCGCGGGGACTGGGTGGCGCCCGCGGACATGCGGCAGTCGTTCATGGACAACGCCCGCAGCGCACTGGTCCTGATGACCGACGGGTTCGAAACGCGGGCCGACTGGATTTCGGCCCCGCTGGCGACCGGCCGCCGCCGCGCCGAACAGGGCGTGCCCTTGGAGGCGGTGCTGCACCTGTTCCGGCTGGGCACCGAACTGCTGTGGGAGATGCTGCTCGCCGCGGCCCGCCGCCGGTCACCGGACGAGCTGGCCGAGTTCGTCGACAGCGTGATGGTGCTGTGGCAGGCGACCGACCGCGTCTCGACGGCGATGGTCGAGGGGTACCGGTCGCGGGAGATCCAGCTGCAGACCCGGGCGAACCGGCGCCGGGAACGGCTGGTCCGGGTGCTCGTCGAGGGCCGGGGCGTCGACCCGGCCGTGGCCGCGGACGCCGAGGCCGACCTCGGCCTGCCCGGGCACGGCCGGTACGTCGTGGTCCTCGTGGTCTGCGACCTGGCGGCCGAGGAGATGGTGCCCGTGCCCGAGCTGGCGGCACTGGGGGTGCGCGTGGTCGTGGCGCCGTACCGGGACCGGGTGGTGTGGCTGGTGGAGCTGGGCGGGCACACCGCCGACCGGCTGGCCGGCCTGCTCGCCCCCCACCTGCGCCACCGCGCCGGCCTGTCCGGCGAAGTCGACGGCCTGGCCGAGATCGGCATCGCCTACCAGCTGGCGGAAATCGCGCTGCACACGCAGTCCCCGGACGTGCCGGGCCTCGCCGTGCTCGACGACCGGCTGCCCGAGGCGCTGGTCGTCGCCAGCCCGCGGCTGGCCCAGCGGCTGGCGGCCCGGGCCCTGGGCCGCGTCCTGGACCTGGAAGACGAGGAGCGCCAGGTGCTCCTGGACACCCTGCGGGCCTGGTTCCGCGCGGACCGCTCCCCCACCCGCGCGGGCGAACTGCTGTACTGCCACCGCAACACGGTGCTCAACCGGCTGCGCAAACTCGAGCAGCTCACCGGGGCGTCCCTGGAAGACGACCGCCACCGGCTGTGCTGCCGCCTGGCCTTGCTGGCCCACGACCACCTGCGCCGCGAGTGA
- a CDS encoding S8 family serine peptidase, producing the protein MNWRHPVAAVLAVALATSGTITGTGAAAATPDPGSARTVTLVTGDRVVLAGARVVSVQPGPGRAQTAFEQHTDVSGDVHVTPQDAVPAVRAGQLDPQLFDVTRLIGFGYDDQTRRDLPLIVGSGAAAARAAGLQAVRELKSLGATAVRAVKGTNLLAPALKSAAPRIWLDSPVRGTLDRSVPQIGAPAAWQARLTGSGVTVAVLDSGIDTANPDLTGVVADAKDFSGSATGTTDRYGHGTHVASIVTGRDAKYRGVAPGVRLLNGKVLGDDGYGLASGIIAGMEWAADNGAKVANLSLGTRFPSDGTDALSLAVDRITEQTGMLFVAAAGNDGALVTSPGAATRALTVGAVDRDDKLAPFSNRGPRDGDGAIKPDLTAPGVGIAAAKAHDSVLGTSAPSVDEYHVRLSGTSMAAPHVAGAAAILAQQHPDWQAPELKAALMGSAEPGAGMSVFEQGAGRVDVAKAVAQPVVASPASISLGTAQWPHDDDKPLVTTMTYRNAGSTAVTVNLTTDVRGPDGAPAPAGMVTVTPGSLTIPAGGTAQATVTVDTRVAAPDGGYQGAVLAGGVRTPIAVTREAESYDVKLNFLDEKGNPTQNFSYGFTDLDRRRDFGGSTATARVPKGRFYFQATTWTDDRRYVFAVEPEFVVTGPAELTVDARTAVAPDVRFPDRPSAKIGRAAYGFERDAAWGRITSWMYLPDFGDFHVRPSTTSASSFDLAVEVQAAEPDGAGGFGTSGYLYNLRTHLRGSIPAKPSLTVRDKDLARVRTEAAVTKPGSTGTREGMITRPLPYGLDELYSPGEQWYPLFSEDGVNLLLDAAPRSYRLGHPVLERWNAAVFGPAFPAGPRSRALRQGDTIGVSVPMFTDQHAGRISDGTPVAGAHTTLSRDGKEIGASDTAGQGTFAVPPDSGVYVLHTEATRDNALSSKVVADWTFTSGTVTGTTPASLPLLAVRYAPAVDARNRVPARLPTYVPITVDDNAGGPAELTALSVSYDAGATWRAVPFSAKGALLVHPAGAKTVSLKATATGQAGSKVEQTIIDAFLLAGDA; encoded by the coding sequence ATGAACTGGAGACACCCTGTCGCCGCGGTCCTTGCCGTGGCGCTGGCGACGAGCGGCACCATCACCGGAACCGGCGCCGCGGCCGCGACGCCGGACCCCGGCTCCGCCCGGACGGTCACGCTGGTCACCGGTGACCGGGTGGTGCTCGCCGGGGCCCGCGTGGTCTCCGTGCAACCCGGGCCGGGTCGCGCGCAGACGGCGTTCGAGCAGCACACCGACGTGTCCGGGGACGTGCACGTCACGCCGCAGGACGCCGTGCCCGCCGTCCGGGCCGGGCAGCTGGACCCGCAGCTGTTCGACGTCACCAGGCTGATCGGGTTCGGCTACGACGACCAGACCCGCCGTGACCTCCCGCTGATCGTCGGCAGCGGCGCGGCCGCGGCCCGCGCCGCCGGCCTGCAGGCGGTGCGGGAGCTGAAGAGCCTCGGCGCGACCGCCGTGCGCGCGGTCAAGGGGACGAACCTGCTGGCGCCGGCGCTGAAGTCCGCCGCGCCGCGGATCTGGCTGGACAGCCCGGTCCGGGGCACTCTGGACCGGAGTGTGCCGCAGATCGGCGCGCCCGCGGCGTGGCAGGCCAGGCTGACCGGCAGCGGCGTCACCGTCGCCGTGCTCGACAGCGGGATCGACACGGCGAACCCCGACCTGACCGGCGTGGTCGCCGACGCGAAGGACTTCTCCGGCAGCGCCACCGGCACCACCGACCGCTACGGACACGGAACGCACGTGGCGTCCATCGTCACCGGCCGCGACGCGAAGTACCGGGGGGTCGCCCCGGGTGTCCGGCTGCTCAACGGGAAGGTGCTCGGCGACGACGGCTACGGCCTGGCGTCGGGCATCATCGCCGGGATGGAGTGGGCGGCGGACAACGGCGCCAAGGTGGCGAACCTGAGCCTGGGGACCCGGTTCCCCAGTGACGGCACGGACGCGCTTTCCCTGGCGGTCGACCGGATCACCGAGCAGACCGGCATGTTGTTCGTCGCCGCCGCGGGCAACGACGGTGCCCTGGTGACCAGCCCCGGCGCGGCGACCCGCGCACTGACCGTCGGCGCTGTGGACCGCGACGACAAGCTCGCCCCGTTCTCCAACCGCGGCCCCCGCGACGGCGACGGGGCGATCAAGCCGGACCTCACCGCACCCGGTGTCGGGATCGCGGCCGCGAAGGCGCACGACAGCGTGCTGGGGACGAGCGCGCCTTCGGTCGACGAGTACCACGTGCGGCTGTCCGGCACGTCGATGGCGGCCCCGCACGTGGCGGGCGCGGCGGCGATCCTCGCCCAGCAGCACCCGGACTGGCAGGCGCCGGAGCTCAAGGCCGCGTTGATGGGCAGCGCCGAACCGGGCGCCGGGATGTCGGTGTTCGAGCAGGGCGCCGGGCGGGTCGACGTGGCGAAGGCCGTGGCCCAGCCGGTGGTCGCGAGCCCGGCGAGCATCAGCCTCGGCACCGCGCAGTGGCCGCACGACGACGACAAGCCACTGGTCACCACGATGACCTACCGCAACGCGGGCTCCACCGCGGTCACCGTGAACCTCACGACCGACGTGCGTGGCCCGGACGGCGCGCCCGCCCCGGCCGGCATGGTCACCGTCACGCCCGGCTCGCTGACGATCCCCGCGGGCGGGACCGCGCAAGCGACGGTCACGGTGGACACGCGCGTGGCCGCGCCGGACGGCGGCTACCAGGGGGCGGTGCTCGCCGGCGGCGTGCGCACCCCGATCGCGGTGACCCGCGAAGCGGAAAGCTACGACGTCAAGCTGAACTTCCTCGACGAAAAGGGGAATCCGACCCAGAACTTCTCCTACGGCTTCACCGATCTCGACCGTCGCCGCGACTTCGGCGGCAGCACCGCCACCGCTCGCGTGCCCAAGGGGCGGTTCTACTTCCAGGCCACCACCTGGACCGACGACCGGCGGTACGTGTTCGCGGTCGAGCCGGAGTTCGTCGTGACCGGCCCCGCCGAGCTCACCGTCGACGCGCGGACCGCGGTCGCCCCCGACGTGCGGTTCCCCGACCGCCCGTCGGCGAAGATCGGCCGGGCCGCCTACGGTTTCGAGCGGGACGCGGCATGGGGACGCATCACTTCGTGGATGTACCTCCCCGATTTCGGCGACTTCCACGTCCGCCCGTCGACGACGTCGGCGAGCAGCTTCGACCTCGCCGTCGAGGTGCAGGCGGCGGAGCCCGACGGCGCGGGCGGCTTCGGCACCAGCGGCTACCTGTACAACCTGCGGACCCACCTGCGCGGCTCGATTCCCGCGAAGCCGTCGCTCACCGTGCGGGACAAGGACCTGGCCCGGGTGCGGACCGAGGCGGCGGTCACGAAGCCCGGTTCGACCGGGACGCGGGAAGGCATGATCACCCGTCCCCTCCCGTACGGACTGGACGAGTTGTACTCCCCCGGTGAGCAGTGGTACCCGCTGTTCTCCGAAGACGGGGTCAACCTGCTGCTGGACGCCGCGCCGCGCAGCTACCGCCTGGGCCACCCGGTGCTGGAACGCTGGAACGCCGCGGTGTTCGGCCCGGCGTTCCCCGCCGGTCCGCGCAGCCGCGCGCTCCGGCAGGGGGACACGATCGGCGTGTCCGTGCCGATGTTCACCGACCAGCACGCCGGCCGGATCTCCGACGGCACTCCCGTCGCCGGCGCGCACACCACGTTGTCCCGGGACGGCAAGGAAATCGGCGCTTCGGACACCGCCGGGCAGGGTACGTTCGCGGTGCCGCCGGACTCCGGGGTGTACGTCCTCCACACCGAAGCGACGCGGGACAACGCCCTGTCGTCGAAGGTCGTGGCGGACTGGACGTTCACGTCGGGGACGGTGACCGGCACGACGCCCGCGTCCCTGCCGCTGCTGGCCGTCCGGTACGCCCCGGCGGTCGACGCCCGCAACCGCGTCCCGGCCCGGCTCCCGACGTACGTCCCGATCACCGTGGACGACAACGCGGGCGGCCCGGCCGAGCTGACCGCCCTGAGCGTTTCGTACGACGCGGGCGCGACTTGGCGCGCGGTGCCCTTCTCGGCCAAGGGAGCGCTGCTGGTGCACCCCGCCGGCGCCAAGACGGTGTCCCTGAAGGCGACCGCGACCGGCCAGGCGGGCAGCAAGGTGGAGCAGACGATCATCGACGCCTTCCTGCTCGCCGGCGACGCGTAG
- a CDS encoding ketoacyl-ACP synthase III, producing MHVAIGGVSAYLPPALVADREIEERIGRESPGFTPRPGAIRKLSGIETRHRAAPGELASDLAVAAAAKLLSGAGLGAHDLDLVVFASASQDLIEPATAHVVAAKLGAACPVFDVKNACNSFLNGMQVAEALIRSGQYRRILVCTGETGSRVVRWSVTGREQFVDSLAGYTLSDAGAAMLLEASAAPGIFHRDFSADSSCWDVASIPGHGGANSRDPVTDGYMRGDGRTLMESVVRGIRPQLDAALARTGLSRDDFALFCVHQVGVPHLRVFLECSGVPEDKLVVTITDHGNVASCSLPLQLSLALESGRCGPGDKVAFIGLAGGVSVGTVFAELSS from the coding sequence ATGCACGTGGCGATCGGCGGTGTGTCCGCCTACCTGCCCCCGGCGCTGGTCGCCGACCGCGAGATCGAGGAGCGCATCGGCCGCGAGAGCCCCGGCTTCACGCCCCGGCCCGGGGCGATCCGCAAGCTCAGCGGGATCGAGACGCGGCACCGCGCCGCTCCCGGGGAGCTCGCTTCCGACCTCGCCGTGGCCGCGGCCGCGAAACTGCTGTCCGGTGCGGGGCTCGGCGCGCACGACCTCGACCTGGTCGTGTTCGCGTCCGCTTCCCAAGACCTCATCGAGCCGGCCACGGCGCACGTGGTGGCCGCGAAGCTCGGCGCGGCCTGCCCGGTGTTCGACGTCAAGAACGCCTGCAACAGCTTCCTCAACGGGATGCAGGTCGCCGAGGCGCTCATCCGCTCCGGGCAGTACCGCCGCATCCTGGTGTGCACCGGCGAGACCGGCTCCCGGGTGGTCCGGTGGTCGGTCACCGGCCGCGAGCAGTTCGTGGACTCCCTCGCCGGTTACACCCTGTCGGACGCCGGTGCCGCCATGCTGCTGGAGGCCTCGGCCGCACCGGGCATCTTCCACCGGGACTTCTCGGCCGATTCGTCCTGCTGGGACGTGGCCTCGATTCCGGGGCACGGCGGTGCGAACTCGCGCGACCCGGTCACCGACGGCTACATGAGGGGCGACGGCCGCACCCTGATGGAGTCCGTCGTGCGGGGGATCCGGCCGCAGCTGGACGCCGCACTGGCCCGGACCGGCCTGAGCCGGGACGACTTCGCGCTCTTCTGCGTGCACCAGGTCGGTGTGCCGCACCTGCGGGTGTTCCTCGAGTGCAGCGGGGTGCCCGAGGACAAGCTCGTCGTGACGATCACCGACCACGGCAACGTCGCTTCGTGCAGCCTGCCGCTGCAGCTGAGCCTGGCGCTGGAGTCGGGCCGGTGCGGCCCGGGCGACAAGGTCGCGTTCATCGGGCTGGCCGGCGGCGTCAGCGTCGGCACCGTGTTCGCGGAGCTGTCGTCGTGA
- a CDS encoding phospholipid carrier-dependent glycosyltransferase, which produces MVSEATREDVPPLAGGRPPGRWRRWLLAFAVAGLLAGMAVAMLTTAVEQTPTIDEPVYAGTAIFSLEHHSLRFNPEHPPLGKLIIATGLAFADVHVDAGFAGDQTELGRYVLYEQGHDPGRLMLLARLPVIVLTLLFGLVVFAFARDLAGPAGGVVALALYALSPDIVAHGSLATLDVPVAGFLVTSAWLLWRARRRPGFYLPFAGLALGAAVATKMSALAAVPVALLLVVLSVWHGRRGSGPQRTVRRIGAGAAAALGVALIAIAVVWVSYLVVDPRLRWVPPPGLPPVEGLRSLAGLLPLPRPYLDGMRVQFGFEDQVWTTFLFGSRHVGALWYYLPAALLVKTPLGALALWAAGLAAMPAVPRLRPAAPYVLVPAAVLLAAAMTGSRDLGVRYALFVPMFLAIAAAGVVTVRRRWAPVAVAGLVAFTAVGSLRTFPYYLPYSNEAFGGPAETHRQLHDSNVDWGQDLGRLADRLKQRYPGERVWLVYKGSGVPSYYGIEAADPLAVPPDAVHGLLVVSDSAVAKADDRLGSLLRTSTPIDEVGHSITIHRRP; this is translated from the coding sequence GTGGTCTCCGAAGCGACCCGGGAGGACGTGCCGCCCCTCGCGGGCGGGCGTCCTCCCGGCCGGTGGCGGCGGTGGCTGCTCGCGTTCGCCGTGGCCGGCCTGCTCGCCGGGATGGCGGTCGCGATGCTCACGACGGCCGTGGAGCAGACCCCGACGATCGACGAGCCGGTGTACGCCGGCACGGCGATCTTCTCGCTGGAACACCACAGCCTGCGGTTCAACCCCGAGCACCCGCCGCTGGGCAAGCTGATCATCGCCACCGGGCTGGCCTTCGCGGACGTGCACGTCGACGCCGGTTTCGCCGGCGACCAGACCGAGCTCGGCCGGTACGTCCTCTACGAGCAGGGCCACGACCCGGGCCGGCTGATGCTGCTGGCGCGGTTGCCGGTGATCGTGCTGACGCTGCTGTTCGGGCTGGTCGTCTTCGCCTTCGCCCGCGATCTGGCCGGCCCGGCCGGCGGCGTGGTGGCGCTGGCGCTGTATGCGCTTTCCCCCGACATCGTCGCGCACGGGTCACTGGCGACCCTCGACGTGCCGGTGGCCGGTTTCCTGGTGACGTCGGCCTGGCTGCTGTGGCGGGCCCGGCGGCGTCCGGGCTTCTACCTTCCCTTCGCGGGATTGGCCTTGGGCGCGGCCGTGGCCACGAAGATGAGCGCACTGGCCGCGGTTCCGGTGGCGCTGCTCCTGGTCGTGCTCTCCGTCTGGCACGGCCGCCGCGGGTCCGGTCCACAACGGACGGTCCGGCGCATCGGGGCCGGGGCCGCGGCGGCCCTCGGCGTTGCGCTGATCGCGATCGCCGTGGTGTGGGTTTCGTACCTGGTCGTCGATCCGCGGCTGCGCTGGGTGCCGCCACCGGGCCTGCCGCCCGTCGAGGGTCTGCGCTCGCTCGCCGGTCTGCTGCCGCTGCCCCGGCCGTACCTCGACGGGATGCGCGTCCAGTTCGGCTTCGAAGACCAGGTGTGGACGACGTTCCTGTTCGGCAGCCGCCACGTCGGCGCGCTGTGGTACTACCTCCCGGCCGCGCTGCTGGTGAAGACGCCGCTGGGTGCGCTGGCCCTCTGGGCGGCCGGCCTCGCCGCGATGCCGGCGGTACCGCGGCTGCGCCCGGCGGCACCGTACGTCCTCGTCCCCGCGGCCGTGCTGCTGGCCGCGGCCATGACGGGCAGCCGCGACCTGGGCGTCCGGTACGCGCTCTTCGTGCCGATGTTCCTGGCCATCGCGGCGGCGGGGGTGGTCACCGTCCGCCGCCGGTGGGCGCCGGTCGCCGTGGCGGGGCTGGTCGCGTTCACGGCGGTCGGCTCACTGCGCACGTTCCCGTACTACCTGCCGTATTCGAACGAGGCGTTCGGCGGCCCGGCGGAAACCCACCGGCAGCTGCACGACTCGAACGTCGACTGGGGCCAGGACCTTGGCCGGCTGGCCGATCGCCTGAAGCAGCGCTATCCGGGTGAGCGGGTGTGGCTGGTCTACAAGGGCAGCGGGGTGCCGTCGTACTACGGCATCGAGGCCGCGGACCCGCTCGCCGTGCCCCCGGACGCCGTGCACGGATTGCTCGTCGTCTCGGATTCCGCCGTGGCCAAGGCCGACGACCGGCTGGGATCGCTGCTCCGCACGAGCACCCCCATCGACGAGGTCGGCCACTCCATCACGATCCACCGCCGGCCGTGA
- a CDS encoding glycosyltransferase, whose protein sequence is MTRLWVIIPAYNEEKWIEGPLRSLAAQRHRDFTVLVVDNASTDATAERVREFAAAHPEMDVRVIGEPQKGTGAACDTGMRQAIENGATHLARTDADCLVAPQWTEAVMRGFASGLELIGGRFKARTDDFAVPRTERAVLAFLVAFGGYCARFRRANRGPEYLGPYLLCAGGNTAITASLYERCGGYPRSCIEEDHEDRTLVNRVRCVTRAYGRRRDMVVHWSQRRTKAWGIRNTFAWYTSHGYRGETVDVR, encoded by the coding sequence GTGACGCGCCTGTGGGTGATCATCCCCGCGTACAACGAGGAGAAGTGGATCGAGGGGCCGCTGCGGTCGCTCGCCGCCCAGCGCCACCGCGACTTCACCGTGCTGGTGGTGGACAACGCGAGCACGGACGCCACGGCCGAGCGAGTCCGCGAATTCGCCGCCGCGCACCCCGAGATGGACGTGCGGGTGATCGGCGAACCGCAGAAGGGCACCGGCGCCGCCTGCGACACCGGCATGCGCCAAGCCATCGAGAACGGCGCCACCCACCTGGCCCGTACCGACGCGGACTGCCTCGTCGCTCCACAGTGGACCGAAGCGGTCATGCGGGGCTTCGCGTCCGGGCTGGAGCTGATCGGCGGCCGGTTCAAGGCACGCACCGACGACTTCGCCGTGCCCCGGACGGAGCGGGCCGTGCTGGCGTTCCTGGTGGCGTTCGGCGGATATTGCGCCCGGTTCCGCCGCGCCAACCGGGGACCGGAATACCTCGGGCCGTACCTGTTGTGCGCGGGCGGGAACACGGCCATCACGGCGAGCCTGTACGAGCGGTGCGGCGGCTATCCCCGGTCGTGCATCGAAGAAGACCACGAGGACCGCACGCTGGTGAACCGCGTCCGGTGCGTCACCCGGGCCTACGGGCGGCGCCGGGACATGGTCGTCCACTGGTCGCAGCGGCGGACCAAGGCGTGGGGCATCCGCAACACCTTCGCCTGGTACACCAGCCACGGCTACCGCGGTGAAACGGTGGACGTCCGATGA
- a CDS encoding endo-1,4-beta-xylanase codes for MAESSSDLRRRRWWRSTTTRVLAGVATVAATATVLVTAPGADAAASTLGAAAAQSGRYFGTAIAAGRLSNSAYTTIAAREFNMVTPENEMKPDATEPNQNQFNFSAGDQVYNWAVSHGSKVRGHTLAWHGQQPGWMQNMGGSALRSAMINHIQKVMAHYQGKLAYWDVVNEAFNEDGSRRQSNLQGTGNDWIEVAFKTARAADPSTKLCYNDYNIDNWSYGKTQGVYRMVQDFKSRGVPIDCVGLQAHFTGGSSVPGNFQQTISSFAALGVDVALTEVDVTNSNTSQYSALTQACVNVARCVGITVWGVRDSDSWRSNESPLLFDGNGNKKAAYNSVLNVLNSAGPGPTTTPTTPTTTPTDTTTPTTTPTTPGGGSCTATLSAGQSWGDRYNLNVSVSGSSSWTVTMNVPSPERISTTWNVNATWPSSQVLIATPNGSGNNWGVTIMTNGNRTWPSVSCSAS; via the coding sequence ATGGCGGAAAGTTCGTCGGACCTGCGCCGCAGGCGCTGGTGGCGGTCGACGACCACTCGAGTGCTGGCGGGCGTGGCGACCGTGGCCGCGACCGCAACCGTGCTGGTGACGGCACCCGGTGCGGACGCTGCGGCCAGTACCCTGGGCGCAGCGGCCGCGCAGTCGGGCCGGTACTTCGGCACGGCGATCGCCGCCGGACGGCTGAGCAACTCGGCCTACACCACCATCGCGGCGCGCGAGTTCAACATGGTGACGCCCGAAAACGAAATGAAGCCGGACGCGACCGAGCCCAACCAAAACCAGTTCAACTTCTCGGCGGGCGACCAGGTCTACAACTGGGCGGTCAGCCACGGCTCGAAGGTCCGTGGGCACACCCTCGCCTGGCACGGGCAGCAACCCGGCTGGATGCAGAACATGGGCGGCAGTGCGCTGCGCAGCGCGATGATCAACCACATCCAGAAGGTGATGGCCCACTACCAGGGCAAGCTCGCGTACTGGGACGTCGTCAACGAGGCCTTCAACGAAGACGGCAGCCGTCGTCAGTCGAACCTGCAGGGCACCGGCAACGACTGGATCGAGGTCGCGTTCAAGACCGCGCGCGCGGCGGACCCGTCGACCAAGCTCTGCTACAACGACTACAACATCGACAACTGGAGCTACGGCAAGACCCAGGGCGTCTACCGCATGGTCCAGGACTTCAAGTCGCGCGGTGTGCCGATCGACTGCGTGGGCCTGCAGGCCCACTTCACCGGCGGCAGCTCGGTGCCGGGCAACTTCCAGCAGACGATCTCCAGCTTCGCGGCGCTCGGCGTCGACGTGGCGCTCACCGAGGTCGACGTCACGAACTCGAACACCTCGCAGTACTCGGCGCTGACCCAGGCGTGCGTGAACGTCGCGCGCTGCGTCGGCATCACCGTGTGGGGCGTGCGGGACAGCGATTCCTGGCGGTCCAACGAAAGCCCGCTGCTGTTCGACGGCAACGGCAACAAGAAGGCCGCCTACAACTCGGTGCTGAACGTCCTCAACTCCGCCGGCCCCGGCCCGACCACGACACCGACGACACCCACGACCACCCCGACGGACACCACGACCCCGACGACCACGCCCACGACACCGGGCGGGGGCAGTTGCACCGCAACGCTTTCGGCCGGGCAGTCGTGGGGTGACCGGTACAACCTCAACGTCTCGGTCAGCGGCTCCTCGTCGTGGACGGTCACGATGAACGTGCCGAGCCCCGAGCGGATCAGCACCACCTGGAACGTCAACGCCACCTGGCCCAGCAGCCAGGTGCTCATCGCGACACCCAACGGCAGCGGCAACAACTGGGGTGTCACCATCATGACCAACGGAAACCGGACCTGGCCCAGCGTCAGCTGCAGCGCCTCCTGA
- a CDS encoding phosphopantetheine-binding protein gives MSPSDDVERTLAQLIAKVSGTDPVAMSAERPLTGLSLRDELDIDSLAMVELTDEIELSYGLTIPEDGLHRLQTFGDVADYLRAAA, from the coding sequence GTGAGCCCTTCGGACGACGTCGAGCGCACCCTGGCCCAGCTGATCGCGAAGGTGTCCGGCACCGACCCGGTGGCGATGTCCGCCGAACGCCCGCTGACCGGCCTGTCGCTGCGCGACGAATTGGACATCGACTCGCTGGCCATGGTCGAGCTGACCGACGAGATCGAACTCAGCTACGGCCTGACGATCCCCGAGGACGGCCTGCACCGGCTGCAGACCTTCGGCGACGTCGCCGATTACCTGCGAGCCGCGGCGTGA
- a CDS encoding beta-ketoacyl-[acyl-carrier-protein] synthase family protein: protein MKGPPRDDVEVVVTGVGATTPLGGDVPATWQGLLDGRAGASTLDTEWTREYRFPVRIAARLAVEPAGELDHVELKRMDRAEQLAVVAARQACRDADLAEDTVDPVRCGVVIGTGIGGATTLVTQHDALRERGLRAVSPQLIPMVMPNGPAALVGIALRARAGVHAPMSACASGAEAIAWAWRMIVAGEADVVVAGGTDACITPAIMAGFTRARSMSTRNASPETASRPFDAGRDGFVLGEGAGILVLERAGFAAARGAKAYGRLAGAGMSNDAHHITAPDPDGAGQSAAITTALRRAGLAAGDIGHVNAHATSTPLGDLTESVTIRRVLGDGPVVTAPKGALGHLLGGSGAVEAIATLLSIRDGLVPPTANLDTLDDRIGLDVVAGEPRRVTLTAAISNSFGFGGHNVTLAFAGV, encoded by the coding sequence GTGAAGGGCCCACCGCGCGACGACGTCGAGGTCGTGGTCACCGGCGTCGGCGCGACCACGCCGCTGGGCGGCGACGTGCCCGCCACCTGGCAGGGGTTGCTCGACGGCCGGGCCGGCGCGTCCACCTTGGACACCGAGTGGACGCGGGAGTACCGGTTCCCGGTGCGCATTGCCGCCCGGCTCGCCGTCGAACCCGCCGGGGAACTGGACCACGTCGAGCTCAAGCGCATGGACCGGGCCGAACAGCTGGCCGTGGTCGCGGCCCGGCAGGCGTGCCGGGACGCGGACCTGGCCGAAGACACGGTGGACCCGGTGCGGTGCGGCGTGGTGATCGGCACCGGGATCGGCGGTGCGACGACGCTGGTCACCCAGCACGACGCCCTGCGGGAGCGGGGACTGCGGGCGGTGTCGCCGCAGCTGATCCCGATGGTCATGCCCAACGGGCCGGCCGCGCTGGTCGGCATCGCGCTGCGGGCGCGGGCAGGGGTGCACGCGCCGATGTCGGCCTGCGCGTCCGGGGCCGAGGCGATCGCCTGGGCGTGGCGGATGATCGTGGCGGGGGAGGCCGACGTCGTGGTCGCGGGCGGCACGGACGCCTGCATCACGCCCGCCATCATGGCGGGGTTCACGCGGGCGCGTTCGATGAGCACCCGCAACGCCAGTCCCGAGACGGCTTCCCGCCCGTTCGACGCGGGCCGGGACGGCTTCGTGCTGGGCGAGGGCGCCGGCATCCTGGTGCTGGAGCGGGCGGGCTTCGCCGCGGCGCGCGGCGCGAAGGCGTACGGCAGGCTCGCCGGCGCGGGCATGAGCAACGACGCCCACCACATCACCGCACCGGATCCGGACGGCGCCGGGCAAAGCGCCGCCATCACCACCGCGCTGCGCCGCGCGGGGCTCGCGGCCGGCGACATCGGCCACGTGAACGCGCACGCGACGTCGACGCCGCTGGGTGATCTGACCGAGAGCGTCACGATCCGGCGCGTCCTCGGCGACGGCCCGGTGGTCACCGCGCCGAAGGGGGCGCTGGGGCACCTGCTCGGCGGCTCCGGTGCGGTCGAGGCCATCGCGACCCTGCTGTCCATCCGGGACGGCCTGGTCCCGCCCACGGCCAACCTCGACACGCTCGACGACCGGATCGGCCTCGACGTCGTGGCCGGTGAGCCCCGCCGCGTCACGCTCACCGCGGCGATCAGCAACTCGTTCGGCTTCGGCGGCCACAACGTGACGCTGGCGTTCGCCGGTGTCTAG